The stretch of DNA GGTTGACAGCATCGGCCTGAAGAAGAGTCACTGTGCAACCACCAAATCCCCCACCAGTCATGCGACTCCCATACACAccagtcacctccatgactgcATTTACCAGGTCATCTAACTCCTTACAGCTGACTTCATATTGGTCCCTGGTAAAGAAAATATTCAATTTTTAATGCACAAAGCAAATTCCTGGGAAGTGTATCAAAGGGAAACATCAGTGAAGCATGTAACTCGGTGTGAAGATATGGAACTGATCCATCATATTTTCACCTGAGTGAGTTGTGGCTTTCCACCATGAGCTTCCCAAATTGTTTGTAATCTTCCTGTCTTAAAGCCACAGTAGCCTGTGCAGTGCGCTTGATCTCCTCAATCACATGGCAGGCTCGCCGGTATGTCACATCGTTTATCCCACCTCTAGCAGCTACAAAACATCACACAAATGTATACAGCCACTTTAAGGACAGTTAGGAAATACTGTTTTAGCCATTTAGTGTAGCATCCTTTAGAAGTGATCATGCCCTTGGCCATTATCCTCCACTTTAAATATGTTACTATTAAAAATGAATAACCTGGCTAACACCGGACCGATTTTCAAAAGATAATTGGTCTGGGGATTTACTTCCGATTTCCAAGAAATGTTCCAGTAGTGAAATCAAACATTGGTACATTGTTAAATTGATACATTAAACACTAGCATACTGGTCAGTAAAGATTTTAAGTCAGTAATAATTAATAGGTAGCTTACAAAACTATTCTTTCAAAATAGCTTCTCCAACATTGGGTAGGCTATAAGATGATAAAAACATAACCTTGCAAGCTGTAGGCTACAAGCCAGATAAATAATGGCTGTGGTACTTCTCAAGGCTATTTTGGAAAGACACAAATGccaatttttttaaatatttttttatatttttatttgctTGAAAGGTCTAAATGGCAGAAAAATTGCCAAATGACTATAAAAGCCCACTCAACAATTCGTCAGTTGGAAACTGTATGCAAAACACAAATTCTCAAATAGCAAATCAATATGTCATATTAACATGTTAGGAAGTGCGTAACAAAATATTAAAACTTTAGATAGTGAAACTAACTGTTAGTTGCATACAGTACTGTAAATGTCAGCCTGCAAAGACTAGCATCTGTATTTCTCACCTTCTAGGTCCTCTAGGGTAGCATCCCTCAGACTGTTCTTTCCAAGCAGAGTAGCAGCCTCCTCACATTGTTGTCTTCGTGTGGAGTATTCACTCCCTGTGAGAGAGTGCCTCACATTGGAGTTTGTGATGAGAATCACAAGACTGGGGTCAGCCAGAGGCACTGGTGTAGCTTCCAATGATCTGGGAAAAATAAATATAACTCGTCATGAAACTCGTCAAGATTTCACTATAAAGCGTAAAATGGGATATGTGTACTCGTAGTGTTGGTACCTGCAGTCTATGAGCAGTGCATGAGCTTCTCTACccagcacagacacatactggtCCATAATACCACATGGCACACCTGCAAATGTGTGTTCTGCCTTTTGGCATGACATTGCCTTTGCCACATCGTCCAGATCATCTGCGGGTCCAGATATTAATTTATAGTCATTCAATGTGTTGTGTTTCAATGTTAGCAAAGACAATGGACCCATcactagtataagtataagtatatatatactcttttgattcctgcatttatcccaatccgtgaattagtgaaacacactcagcacacagtgaccacacagtgaggtgaagcacacactaatcccgcagtgatctgcctgcaacaacagcgccgctcggggagcagtgaggggttaggtgccttgctcaagggcacttcagctgtgcctactggtcagggttcgaaccggcaaccctccagttacaagtccgaagcactaaccagtaggccacggctgccccactaaGCCCCTCCTGTCCTTTTTCTAAAAACaattcgtaattttatgtaatgttttgcatttaCTTGTTTAGTTAAACTTATTCACTGTATATAGACGTTATTTtcgattgtttttgttttagtaTTAGTCGTTTTTTCTGCCTATTAGTTAGCTGATGCCCTATGTTCCCCAGTTAGAGGGTCCTATGTTACCAGGGTCCTATATtcccagggtcctatgttcccagggCCCTGTCTTTCTTATGGATTTGTGCTTATTTCGTCTTCGGCTTATTTAGTTATGGTTTATAGTGATGTATGTAatggataatggacgacacagcGTTCGGCTCACAGAAAGACATACACATTCGAGGTGGTAAAACGGCCCCAACGCGCCAGTGGATTCTACGAACTGAACACTGGTCCATTATACGGATTTGTGCTTATTTCGTCTTCGGCTTATTTAGTTATGGTGTATAGTGATAtattggacaaaggcgtctgctaaatccataaccataaccataccactgttgccacttgccaAAAAAGTCTGTGGGCcccatcatgacattctaaagcgcatcgtcactcgtcaaaagcgtattcaaatttagtaggatgtctaGTAGCAGTCCAGGAGTCTTTTAGTTATAAAACTAGGAGCGTTTTAGTTaaacgtcgagcgcatggcgcaacaaggtgttcctaggtttcttaaaTCAGTCATGGGGGTGTGTTTGGgacgtaacatcatttaaaccaatgacaaTGACATCTGTCAATCCCTTTAAGGCGCGATGTCAaagaatgcatcggtattttgacagtcaacgCCACATTTGCAGGAGGCTGCTtgcaagaccgtatggaatagtcaagGTAAAGGTTCGACTTCACGCTTAGACCATTATCGGTCTCTACAATCCCAAACtctcacattgcatgtttgtttacaaGGGATGCAAAACAGTTTATAATGGCAAATGTATATGGCGGGAAAAATAAATCAGCGGTTTCATTTCAGATCTACTGCAGCataacttaaagcaacaccaaagagttttttgtaccttaaaataatgtttccaaaattgtttcagtggttcatcaactcgtaacagggtgaacggcacttctgcattcgctttgcggccctctatcagctataaccgcactatgtaagtttgccagatcgggtagcagatctgtagtttgatggaatgagacataagaaactacaaatttgacttgcatgatgttgcaatacatcatactttcataaaatcatgcaacatattctaccttgtctgtggacatcgttatttgcaaagccggagctggataaacaaatagcgtgcgtgctacaa from Alosa sapidissima isolate fAloSap1 chromosome 24, fAloSap1.pri, whole genome shotgun sequence encodes:
- the galk1 gene encoding galactokinase, yielding MANYPIPTVEQLVDKARRVHVETFGEKGPTIAVCAPGRVNLIGEHTDYNEGLVLPMALPLVTVVVGSQISGKNVSVLTVSEVLEESKRVDFDLPTSTAPLLPGKPSWANYVKGVIQNYRAHPLPGFQAVIISSVPLGGGLSSSASLEVAFYTFLQQLCPDDLDDVAKAMSCQKAEHTFAGVPCGIMDQYVSVLGREAHALLIDCRSLEATPVPLADPSLVILITNSNVRHSLTGSEYSTRRQQCEEAATLLGKNSLRDATLEDLEAARGGINDVTYRRACHVIEEIKRTAQATVALRQEDYKQFGKLMVESHNSLRDQYEVSCKELDDLVNAVMEVTGVYGSRMTGGGFGGCTVTLLQADAVNQAKQHIMERYNGHPTFYITTPSKGARVLSL